One Clostridium sp. CM027 genomic window carries:
- the clpP gene encoding ATP-dependent Clp endopeptidase proteolytic subunit ClpP: protein MSLVPMVVEQTNRGERSYDIYSRLLNDRIIFLGEEVNDVTASLVVAQLLYLESEDPDKDIYLYINSPGGSITAGMAIYDTMQYIKPQVSTICIGMAASMGSFLLNAGEKGKRFALPNSEILIHQPLGGFQGQATDIDIHAKRIMKTKATLNKIYSERTGQSIEKIQHDVERDYFMSAQEAMEYGLIDEVISKKK, encoded by the coding sequence ATGAGTTTAGTGCCAATGGTTGTTGAACAAACTAATAGGGGCGAAAGATCCTATGATATTTATTCGAGATTATTAAATGATAGAATAATTTTCCTAGGAGAAGAGGTAAATGATGTCACTGCTAGTTTAGTTGTTGCTCAGTTATTGTATTTAGAGTCGGAAGACCCTGATAAAGACATTTATTTATATATAAATAGTCCAGGTGGATCAATTACAGCAGGGATGGCTATTTATGACACAATGCAATATATAAAACCACAAGTTTCAACTATTTGTATTGGTATGGCAGCATCCATGGGATCGTTCTTATTAAATGCTGGTGAAAAGGGAAAAAGATTTGCATTACCTAATAGCGAAATACTTATACATCAGCCTTTAGGTGGGTTCCAAGGTCAGGCAACTGATATTGATATTCACGCAAAAAGAATTATGAAAACTAAAGCTACACTAAATAAAATCTATAGTGAAAGAACTGGACAATCAATTGAAAAAATTCAACATGATGTTGAAAGAGATTACTTCATGAGTGCACAAGAAGCTATGGAGTATGGATTAATAGATGAAGTTATATCTAAAAAGAAATAA
- the clpX gene encoding ATP-dependent Clp protease ATP-binding subunit ClpX, which produces MTKFDEKKQLKCSFCGKTQEQVRRLIAGPGVYICDECIELCSEIIVDEFQGDVELDLGSLPKPAEIKKYIDEYVVGQNTAKKSLAVAVYNHYKRINSNVNEGDVELQKSNILLLGPTGSGKTLLAQTLAKYLNVPFAIADATTLTEAGYVGEDVENILLKLIQNADYDVEKAEKGIIYIDEIDKVARKSENPSITRDVSGEGVQQALLKILEGTTASVPPQGGRKHPHQEFIQINTSNILFICGGAFDGLDKIIEKRTRTTSVGFGAEIRSKEEANVGEMLKFIMPGDLLKFGLIPEFVGRLPIVVTLEALDEEALVKILSEPKNALIKQYKKLFEMDNVELEFEEEALKAIAKEAIKRKTGARGLRSIIEDTMKEIMFDIPSNEQVSKVIVNEDTIRTRNPQLVLAESGKREKLKIAQKIKTKKGPETA; this is translated from the coding sequence ATGACAAAGTTTGATGAAAAAAAACAACTTAAATGTTCTTTTTGTGGTAAAACCCAAGAACAAGTTAGAAGATTAATTGCAGGACCAGGAGTGTATATTTGTGATGAGTGTATAGAATTATGTTCTGAAATAATTGTAGATGAATTCCAGGGGGATGTTGAACTAGACCTAGGGTCGTTACCAAAACCTGCAGAAATAAAAAAATATATAGATGAGTACGTAGTTGGGCAAAATACCGCTAAAAAATCTTTGGCTGTAGCAGTATATAATCATTACAAAAGAATAAATTCAAATGTTAATGAAGGTGATGTTGAACTTCAAAAAAGTAATATATTATTACTTGGACCTACAGGAAGTGGTAAGACTTTACTAGCTCAAACATTAGCAAAATATTTAAATGTACCTTTTGCAATAGCCGATGCGACTACACTTACTGAAGCAGGATATGTAGGAGAAGATGTAGAAAACATCTTACTTAAATTAATACAAAATGCTGATTATGATGTAGAAAAAGCAGAAAAAGGTATTATCTATATAGATGAAATAGATAAGGTAGCTAGAAAATCTGAAAATCCTTCTATAACTAGGGATGTATCTGGAGAAGGCGTTCAACAGGCGTTACTTAAAATATTAGAAGGCACTACAGCATCAGTTCCACCACAAGGTGGAAGAAAGCATCCTCATCAAGAGTTTATTCAGATAAATACATCAAATATTTTATTTATCTGTGGAGGAGCATTTGATGGACTTGATAAAATTATAGAAAAAAGAACTAGAACTACATCTGTTGGTTTCGGAGCTGAAATAAGATCAAAAGAAGAAGCAAATGTAGGAGAAATGTTGAAATTTATAATGCCAGGAGATTTATTGAAATTTGGATTAATTCCAGAGTTTGTAGGAAGGCTTCCGATAGTAGTTACTCTTGAAGCGTTAGATGAAGAAGCATTAGTTAAAATTCTTAGTGAACCTAAAAATGCGCTCATTAAACAATATAAGAAATTGTTTGAGATGGATAACGTAGAATTAGAGTTTGAAGAAGAAGCGTTAAAAGCTATAGCTAAAGAAGCTATCAAAAGAAAAACTGGAGCTCGTGGACTTAGATCTATTATAGAGGATACAATGAAGGAAATTATGTTTGATATTCCATCTAATGAACAAGTATCTAAAGTAATAGTTAATGAGGATACTATTAGAACTAGAAACCCACAATTAGTCTTAGCTGAAAGTGGAAAAAGAGAAAAATTAAAGATTGCACAGAAAATTAAAACTAAAAAAGGCCCAGAAACAGCATAG
- the lonB gene encoding ATP-dependent protease LonB produces MTMKLLMAIQLFFTIVIGLYFFNALKSQQSSKVVVNKGNKKEMENLRKMKSISLTEPLTEKSRPTRFEEVIGQEKGIKALQAAICGPNPQHVIIYGPPGVGKTAAARLVLEDAKKRERSPFNECSKFVEIDGTTVRFDERGIADPLIGSVHDPIYQGAGPLGAAGVPQPKPGAVTKAHGGILFVDEIGELHPIEMNKLLKVLEDRKVFLDSAYYNGEDPNMPLYIKEVFDEGLPADFRLIGATTRNPEEIMPAIRSRCIEIFFRALLPEELQTIAENSINKIGLKICEKALKLVGKYSSNGRDTVNLIQLASGMAINDDRDEVSVEDVEWVIENGQYSPRFENMISDKPQIGYVNGLAVYGSNIGAVMEIEASAKKIKLRKGVLKITGIIEEEEISSSNKKLKRKSTARSSVENVVTVLEKYFDIDCDDYDIHVNFPGGSPVDGPSAGVSITTAIYSAIKGVPVDNMVAMTGEISIHGNVKPIGGVNAKIAAAKKAGATRVIIPRDNWQDSFKSIENIKIIPVSNISEVIREALLQENPKNISIAFEKDVDVIAAESLKG; encoded by the coding sequence ATGACAATGAAACTTCTTATGGCAATACAACTTTTTTTTACAATAGTTATTGGATTATATTTTTTTAATGCATTAAAAAGTCAGCAAAGTAGTAAGGTGGTTGTTAATAAAGGAAACAAAAAAGAAATGGAAAATTTAAGAAAAATGAAAAGCATAAGCCTTACAGAACCACTTACTGAAAAAAGCAGACCGACAAGATTCGAGGAGGTTATAGGACAAGAAAAAGGAATTAAGGCACTGCAAGCAGCAATATGCGGACCTAATCCTCAACATGTCATAATTTATGGGCCACCTGGAGTAGGAAAAACAGCGGCTGCTAGATTAGTACTTGAAGACGCTAAAAAAAGAGAACGATCTCCATTTAATGAATGTTCTAAGTTTGTAGAAATAGATGGAACAACTGTTAGATTTGATGAAAGAGGGATTGCAGATCCGCTTATTGGATCCGTTCACGATCCCATTTACCAAGGAGCCGGACCACTCGGAGCGGCTGGAGTACCTCAACCAAAGCCTGGAGCGGTTACAAAAGCACATGGCGGAATTCTATTTGTTGATGAAATTGGAGAGCTACATCCTATAGAAATGAATAAACTCCTTAAAGTATTAGAAGATAGAAAAGTATTTTTAGATAGCGCTTATTATAATGGAGAAGATCCTAACATGCCGCTTTATATAAAAGAAGTATTTGATGAAGGGCTTCCAGCTGATTTTAGACTTATAGGTGCAACTACACGTAATCCAGAAGAAATAATGCCTGCAATAAGGTCAAGGTGCATAGAGATATTTTTTAGGGCATTACTACCAGAAGAATTACAAACAATCGCTGAAAATTCAATAAATAAAATAGGTCTTAAAATATGTGAAAAAGCATTAAAGCTTGTTGGTAAATACTCTAGCAATGGACGTGATACTGTTAATTTAATTCAGTTAGCTAGTGGTATGGCTATTAACGATGATAGAGATGAAGTAAGTGTTGAGGATGTTGAGTGGGTTATAGAAAATGGTCAGTACTCCCCAAGGTTCGAAAATATGATATCCGATAAACCACAAATTGGATATGTAAACGGGCTTGCGGTTTACGGATCTAATATAGGAGCGGTAATGGAAATTGAAGCTAGTGCAAAAAAAATAAAGCTTAGAAAAGGTGTTCTTAAAATTACAGGAATTATTGAAGAAGAAGAAATAAGTAGTAGCAATAAAAAATTGAAAAGAAAAAGTACTGCGAGATCATCAGTAGAAAATGTGGTTACAGTACTCGAAAAATATTTTGATATAGATTGTGATGATTATGATATTCATGTAAACTTTCCAGGTGGATCACCAGTAGATGGCCCATCAGCCGGGGTTAGCATAACAACTGCAATATATAGTGCAATAAAAGGTGTGCCAGTTGATAATATGGTTGCAATGACAGGAGAGATATCAATTCATGGTAATGTAAAGCCGATAGGCGGTGTCAATGCTAAAATCGCTGCTGCAAAAAAAGCAGGTGCCACAAGAGTTATTATTCCGAGAGATAATTGGCAAGATAGTTTTAAAAGTATTGAAAATATTAAGATTATACCAGTGAGTAATATTAGTGAGGTAATTCGTGAGGCGTTACTTCAGGAGAATCCTAAAAATATTTCAATTGCATTTGAGAAAGATGTGGATGTTATAGCAGCTGAATCATTAAAAGGATAA
- the lon gene encoding endopeptidase La: MDKITKLLPLIPLRGMNIFPYMVLHFDVGREKSILALEDAMLNNQEIFLGSQKVSKIEEPEEKDIYNIGTICNVKQILKLPGDAIRVLVEGIKRGKILEYKEKEPFVRVEVEIIEDELYEDNKECKAYIRSIDKAFEEYINLSVNNFPDALFSLEETEEPGRYCDMVSSYLILKPETKQELLETVEVIKRLEKLLFILKNEVEVLKIEKKIGTKVKGRIDKIQKEYYLREQIKAIQEELGEDDEDKREIVEYENKIKKAKLPKEAKEKAIYELNRLKSSGSYSSESGVTKAYLDWILALPFNKVTKDTIDINKAREVFEAEHYGLEDVKERIIEYLAVKKISNTLKGPILCLVGPPGVGKTSIAKSVANALNRNFVRMSLGGVKDEAEIRGHRKTYVGAIPGRIIYAMKQAGYRNPLFLLDEIDKMSSDSKGDPADALLEVLDSEQNATFRDHYLELDFDLSKVLFITTANKLDTIPRPLLDRMEVIEVSGYTSEEKFHIAKNHIIPKMLKEHNMDDDKITFSDSSVNCIIENYTRESGVRNLERKIASVIRKAITETVEKGKENVNVTTSHVKRYLGPVLYTYDKADEEDGVGVVTGLAWTEVGGVILPVEVSAMDGTGKLQLTGQLGDVMKESAKAGYSYVRANAAKYNIDKDFYKNKDIHIHVPEGAVPKDGPSAGVTMITAMVSALTNKKVRHNVAMTGEITLTGRVLPIGGLKEKSLAAYRAGIDTIIIPKNNEKDIQKIPNSIKNKLKFIIASKVEHVLENALIGEIYNGDKTI, from the coding sequence ATGGATAAAATTACAAAACTTCTTCCGTTAATTCCGTTAAGAGGCATGAATATATTTCCATATATGGTATTGCACTTTGATGTTGGTAGGGAAAAATCTATACTTGCATTAGAGGATGCTATGCTAAATAATCAAGAGATTTTTCTGGGTTCACAGAAAGTATCAAAAATTGAAGAACCAGAAGAGAAGGATATATATAATATTGGTACTATTTGTAACGTAAAACAAATATTAAAGTTGCCAGGAGATGCAATTAGGGTACTAGTTGAGGGAATAAAGAGAGGTAAGATTCTTGAGTACAAAGAGAAGGAACCTTTTGTACGGGTGGAAGTAGAAATTATTGAAGATGAACTGTATGAAGATAATAAGGAATGTAAGGCATACATTAGAAGTATAGATAAAGCCTTTGAAGAATACATAAATCTATCAGTTAACAACTTCCCAGATGCTTTATTCAGTTTAGAAGAGACGGAAGAGCCAGGAAGATATTGTGATATGGTAAGCTCATATTTAATACTAAAGCCAGAGACAAAACAAGAATTGCTTGAAACAGTAGAAGTTATTAAAAGATTAGAAAAATTGTTATTTATATTAAAAAATGAGGTTGAAGTATTAAAAATAGAAAAGAAGATTGGAACCAAGGTTAAAGGTAGAATTGATAAAATCCAAAAGGAATATTACCTAAGAGAACAAATAAAAGCTATACAAGAAGAATTAGGAGAAGATGACGAAGATAAGAGAGAAATAGTAGAATATGAAAATAAAATAAAAAAGGCAAAGCTTCCTAAAGAGGCAAAAGAAAAAGCAATTTATGAACTAAATAGATTGAAAAGTTCAGGGAGTTATTCTTCTGAAAGTGGAGTAACAAAAGCCTATTTGGATTGGATATTAGCACTACCCTTTAATAAAGTGACTAAAGATACCATTGATATTAACAAGGCTAGAGAAGTTTTTGAAGCGGAACATTATGGGCTCGAGGATGTTAAGGAAAGAATAATAGAATATTTAGCAGTTAAAAAAATCAGTAATACGCTTAAGGGTCCTATACTTTGTTTGGTAGGTCCACCAGGAGTTGGAAAAACATCTATAGCAAAGTCTGTTGCTAATGCATTAAATAGAAATTTCGTTAGAATGTCACTTGGTGGAGTAAAAGATGAGGCTGAAATAAGAGGACATAGAAAAACTTACGTGGGAGCAATTCCAGGTAGAATTATATATGCCATGAAACAAGCCGGATATAGAAATCCATTATTCTTATTAGATGAAATTGATAAAATGAGCAGTGATTCTAAGGGTGATCCGGCAGATGCGCTTTTAGAAGTTTTGGATAGTGAACAAAATGCAACTTTTAGGGATCATTACCTAGAATTAGACTTTGATTTATCGAAAGTTTTATTTATAACTACTGCAAATAAATTAGATACCATTCCAAGACCATTACTAGATAGAATGGAAGTTATTGAGGTGTCAGGCTATACTTCAGAAGAAAAATTCCATATCGCTAAAAATCACATTATTCCAAAGATGTTAAAAGAACATAATATGGATGATGATAAAATAACTTTTTCCGATTCTTCGGTGAATTGCATTATCGAAAATTATACTAGGGAATCAGGGGTTAGAAATCTTGAAAGAAAAATTGCCTCAGTTATAAGAAAGGCAATAACTGAAACGGTAGAAAAGGGTAAAGAAAATGTTAATGTTACAACTTCACATGTTAAACGATATTTAGGTCCAGTTTTATATACCTATGATAAAGCTGACGAGGAAGATGGAGTAGGAGTTGTAACAGGCCTTGCGTGGACAGAGGTTGGTGGGGTTATCTTGCCTGTAGAGGTAAGTGCTATGGATGGAACTGGTAAGCTTCAACTTACCGGTCAATTAGGAGATGTTATGAAAGAATCTGCCAAAGCTGGATACAGCTATGTTAGAGCTAATGCAGCCAAATATAATATTGATAAAGATTTTTATAAAAATAAAGATATTCATATTCATGTACCAGAGGGAGCGGTGCCTAAAGATGGACCATCGGCCGGGGTAACTATGATAACTGCAATGGTATCTGCCTTAACTAACAAAAAAGTAAGACATAATGTAGCGATGACAGGGGAGATTACACTTACAGGAAGAGTGCTGCCTATTGGTGGACTTAAGGAAAAATCGCTAGCTGCTTATAGGGCAGGAATTGATACAATTATAATACCTAAAAATAATGAAAAAGACATACAAAAAATACCAAATAGTATTAAAAATAAACTAAAATTTATAATTGCAAGTAAAGTAGAACATGTGCTTGAAAATGCATTAATTGGAGAGATATATAATGGAGATAAAACAATCTGA
- the yihA gene encoding ribosome biogenesis GTP-binding protein YihA/YsxC, which translates to MEIKQSEFIISAVKPNQYPTDNMVEYAFVGRSNVGKSSLINTLTNRRKLVKVSGTPGKTRLINFFLINNSFYFVDLPGYGYAKVSKTEQAKWGKMMEDYLIRRPQLQKVALLVDCRRKPTKDDLLMYGWIKHFGYEVVIVATKKDKLNRAELVKNNKLIRETFALEANEEIINISSLKKIGVKELLGNMFKDDHIEE; encoded by the coding sequence ATGGAGATAAAACAATCTGAATTCATAATTTCAGCAGTAAAACCTAACCAGTATCCTACAGATAATATGGTAGAGTATGCTTTCGTTGGTAGGTCCAACGTAGGAAAGTCTTCTTTAATAAATACTTTAACAAATAGGCGAAAGCTGGTTAAAGTTAGTGGAACACCTGGAAAAACTAGACTTATAAACTTTTTTTTAATAAACAATAGCTTTTATTTTGTTGATTTACCAGGTTACGGATATGCAAAAGTATCAAAAACTGAACAAGCTAAATGGGGTAAGATGATGGAGGACTACCTAATTCGTAGACCACAACTTCAAAAGGTAGCATTACTTGTGGATTGTAGACGTAAGCCAACTAAAGATGATCTTCTAATGTACGGATGGATTAAACATTTTGGTTATGAAGTTGTAATAGTGGCAACAAAAAAAGATAAGTTAAATAGAGCAGAGCTTGTAAAAAATAATAAGTTGATAAGGGAAACATTTGCTCTTGAGGCGAATGAGGAAATTATTAATATTTCCTCACTAAAGAAAATAGGTGTAAAAGAGTTACTAGGAAACATGTTTAAAGATGATCACATAGAAGAATAA
- a CDS encoding VCBS repeat-containing protein, which yields MKLQILFFKKKIVYYTLAIITFTIMLTFFLFFRKCSISTFNVVNENKMMQADLTADGNKDILYIKTDADKYYIQINSESKSYYLEPSKKSNTVGNYYSQWPMRLTLMDISRNNIPEIFTQASVKDEAIQHVFLWTGEKFDDIFCSTNNILGFIDSKNNKTPKVISGNIKDGEMNLVSYIFIKNNLKSFNYNYADNYMGKNTMLGFVNLMESFPLSELNMSKELFAPYLNGNDISLLGDLSSQKIHFTFQDAVFKDYNWDKDGNASEILWTLNFKGTNTNDLKETKNYTIDLIVKLMPNENKVSIFKISSVTLK from the coding sequence ATGAAATTACAGATACTATTTTTTAAGAAGAAAATTGTCTATTATACTTTAGCAATTATTACCTTTACCATAATGCTTACATTTTTTTTGTTTTTCAGAAAATGTTCAATAAGTACGTTTAATGTTGTTAATGAAAACAAAATGATGCAAGCTGATCTAACAGCAGATGGGAATAAGGATATTCTCTACATAAAAACAGATGCAGATAAATATTATATCCAAATAAATTCAGAATCTAAAAGTTATTACCTAGAGCCTTCTAAAAAAAGTAACACAGTGGGAAATTATTATTCACAGTGGCCGATGCGACTTACTTTAATGGACATATCTAGAAATAATATACCTGAAATATTTACTCAAGCATCAGTAAAGGATGAGGCTATTCAGCATGTATTTCTTTGGACCGGAGAAAAATTTGATGATATATTTTGCAGCACAAACAATATTTTAGGTTTTATAGATAGTAAAAATAATAAAACTCCTAAAGTTATATCTGGAAATATTAAAGATGGTGAAATGAACTTAGTCAGTTATATTTTCATTAAAAATAATTTAAAGTCTTTTAACTATAATTATGCCGATAATTATATGGGTAAAAACACCATGTTAGGTTTTGTAAACCTGATGGAAAGCTTTCCATTATCAGAATTAAATATGTCAAAAGAACTTTTCGCACCTTATTTAAATGGTAATGATATTTCACTATTAGGCGATTTATCAAGCCAAAAAATACATTTTACTTTTCAAGATGCTGTTTTCAAAGATTATAATTGGGACAAAGACGGTAATGCCAGTGAAATTCTATGGACATTAAATTTTAAAGGAACTAATACAAATGATTTAAAAGAAACAAAAAACTATACTATAGACCTAATTGTAAAGCTTATGCCTAATGAGAATAAAGTTTCTATCTTCAAGATCAGCTCTGTAACCCTTAAGTAA
- a CDS encoding ABC transporter substrate-binding protein, whose translation MKKSLKNLCCVLIVLTMVFSFSSCKMDEKEKKLNIFLDTTDESSSKVIKLLIDDFKKNNPDVEVKLNDALGDKSDIMETINLGTEIDVIFTNRNKLIELSKNGVLSDMKDSYDDNTINNRYYNIMSSYGRVGDKYYGIGVVPYSIELLYNKANLEKLKISNPNNLEQWLNVLKQINGKGMKTPVVLTGDVDASGFLFSLIASKSISIHDVEEKYDSGEESYKKLKDVQGIFKEFDSLTKNNGITKDSFELGNEQNITGFNNGDSPLLVCISYYNSKLNGSNIGIIGDYENNSKYGSNGPIIINSLLSVPVNAKNGDNADAFIKYIYSDEVQARIVQKGIISGNKIANNKVTGIGKIMVQHIYKANDNNIPILYNLPDKLKNNVLLALKKILGGGYSSKEWEELLKESYK comes from the coding sequence ATGAAAAAATCATTAAAAAATTTATGTTGCGTTCTTATAGTTTTAACTATGGTGTTTAGCTTTTCATCATGCAAAATGGATGAAAAAGAAAAAAAATTAAATATATTTTTAGACACAACTGATGAGTCTTCTTCAAAAGTAATTAAGCTTTTAATTGATGATTTTAAAAAGAACAACCCTGATGTTGAAGTAAAACTAAATGATGCACTAGGTGATAAAAGTGATATCATGGAGACCATTAATTTAGGAACAGAAATTGATGTGATTTTTACTAATAGGAATAAACTTATTGAACTTAGTAAAAATGGAGTTTTGAGTGATATGAAAGATTCTTATGATGATAATACTATAAATAATAGATACTATAATATTATGAGTTCTTATGGTAGAGTAGGAGATAAATACTATGGAATAGGGGTTGTGCCATATTCTATTGAGCTACTATATAATAAAGCGAATCTTGAGAAACTAAAAATATCTAACCCTAATAATTTAGAACAATGGTTAAATGTGCTAAAGCAAATTAATGGTAAGGGTATGAAAACTCCTGTAGTGTTAACGGGAGATGTAGATGCGAGTGGATTTCTATTTTCATTAATAGCTAGCAAGAGCATAAGTATTCATGACGTTGAGGAAAAATATGATAGTGGTGAGGAATCTTATAAAAAATTGAAAGATGTACAGGGAATATTTAAAGAATTTGATTCTTTAACAAAAAATAATGGAATTACTAAAGACTCTTTTGAATTAGGTAATGAACAAAATATTACGGGTTTTAATAATGGCGATTCTCCATTATTAGTATGTATTTCTTATTATAATTCTAAACTTAATGGAAGTAACATAGGCATAATAGGAGATTACGAGAATAATTCAAAGTATGGGTCTAATGGGCCTATTATAATTAATTCTTTATTAAGTGTTCCTGTAAATGCAAAGAATGGCGATAATGCCGATGCGTTTATTAAATATATTTACAGTGATGAGGTTCAAGCAAGAATTGTGCAGAAAGGAATTATAAGTGGAAATAAAATCGCAAATAATAAAGTCACAGGTATTGGTAAAATAATGGTTCAACATATATATAAAGCTAATGATAATAATATACCTATATTATATAATTTACCTGATAAACTCAAAAATAATGTACTTTTGGCTTTGAAAAAGATTTTAGGTGGTGGTTATAGCTCTAAAGAATGGGAAGAGTTATTAAAAGAAAGTTATAAATGA
- a CDS encoding Fur family transcriptional regulator, whose amino-acid sequence MDNITTIFKEKKLKLTPQRIAVYKYLQSTKEHPSAEVIYKALQPTYPTMSLATVYKALKTLIEVKLIIELNVGEGNFRYDGNVSSHPHIHCISCGRVDDIEGIRFSNIREDVKQHTSYEVLESKVYFYGLCENCKIIK is encoded by the coding sequence ATGGATAACATTACAACAATTTTTAAAGAGAAGAAATTAAAACTTACACCTCAACGGATTGCTGTTTATAAATATTTGCAATCAACAAAAGAACACCCTTCTGCAGAAGTGATTTACAAAGCTCTGCAACCAACGTATCCTACTATGAGTTTAGCTACGGTTTATAAAGCATTAAAAACTCTTATAGAAGTTAAATTAATAATTGAACTTAATGTAGGTGAGGGTAACTTTAGATATGATGGCAATGTGTCTTCACATCCTCACATACATTGCATAAGTTGTGGCAGGGTTGATGACATAGAAGGCATTCGTTTTTCAAATATACGCGAAGATGTAAAGCAGCATACTAGCTATGAAGTTTTAGAGAGTAAAGTATATTTTTATGGTTTATGTGAAAATTGCAAAATAATTAAATAA
- a CDS encoding PhoH family protein, with protein sequence MKKTYVLDTNVILYSPSAILSFGDNDVIIPEVVLEELDSFKKDKSDLGANARYAARLIDKLRKQGKLNEGIDLTSGGRLRVEMNHYDTKIPDSWNKEKADNRILQVCKGLKEQGEDVWLITKDIFQRIKADAVDINVEDFYEKFVPEYDNQYTGRIEVFVSPEKLQEFFSKKNLEVGALLKYDEETEEYTTPFLYTNQFLIIHSMENPKQTALARYDGKNVVPLYNKESKPSGVSPRNVGQKFMLEALSADSVKAPLVIIKGPAGTAKTLFSLAVGLQKILQDSNEHYRRILICRPNVTMDEEIGFLPGTEQEKISPFMRPIFDNLEILVESDEKERYKNEKQLLDKINDLFDRRIITTEAVAYLRGRSIVKNWVIIDEAQNLSPKQVKAIITRVGEGTKLILIGDPEQIDHPFLDSRSNGLCYASEKMKGSDLCYQVTLKYDECERSPLAYEGSKKL encoded by the coding sequence TTGAAAAAAACCTATGTACTAGATACAAATGTTATTTTGTATTCACCAAGCGCCATATTATCTTTTGGAGATAATGATGTAATAATACCTGAAGTGGTACTCGAGGAATTAGATAGTTTTAAGAAAGATAAAAGTGATTTAGGGGCTAATGCTAGATATGCGGCTAGACTTATTGATAAACTTAGGAAGCAGGGGAAACTAAATGAGGGTATTGATTTAACAAGTGGAGGAAGACTTAGAGTAGAGATGAATCATTATGATACCAAAATTCCTGATTCTTGGAATAAAGAAAAAGCTGACAATAGAATATTGCAGGTATGTAAAGGGCTTAAAGAGCAAGGCGAGGATGTATGGTTAATAACCAAAGACATTTTCCAACGAATAAAGGCAGATGCCGTAGATATTAATGTAGAAGATTTTTATGAAAAATTTGTACCGGAATATGATAATCAGTATACAGGAAGAATAGAGGTATTTGTATCTCCAGAAAAGCTTCAGGAGTTTTTCAGTAAAAAAAATTTGGAAGTTGGTGCCTTACTTAAATATGATGAGGAAACAGAAGAATATACCACTCCATTTTTATACACAAATCAATTTTTAATAATTCATTCAATGGAAAATCCTAAACAAACAGCACTCGCTAGATATGATGGTAAAAATGTAGTACCTCTTTATAATAAGGAAAGTAAACCTTCAGGAGTTTCGCCAAGAAATGTAGGTCAGAAATTTATGCTGGAAGCTTTAAGCGCTGACTCAGTAAAAGCACCACTCGTAATTATAAAAGGACCTGCAGGAACAGCTAAAACATTATTTTCATTAGCGGTAGGACTTCAAAAAATATTACAGGATAGTAATGAACATTATAGAAGGATTTTAATCTGCAGACCCAATGTTACTATGGATGAGGAAATAGGGTTTTTACCGGGTACAGAACAAGAAAAAATATCACCATTCATGAGGCCGATATTTGATAATTTAGAGATACTTGTGGAATCTGATGAAAAAGAACGTTACAAAAATGAGAAGCAACTATTAGATAAAATAAATGACTTGTTTGATAGGAGAATTATAACTACTGAAGCTGTTGCTTATCTTAGAGGAAGGTCCATAGTTAAAAATTGGGTAATTATAGATGAGGCACAAAATTTGTCGCCGAAACAAGTTAAAGCAATAATAACTAGAGTTGGAGAGGGAACTAAGTTGATTCTTATAGGTGACCCAGAACAAATAGATCATCCTTTTCTTGATTCAAGGTCAAATGGTTTGTGTTATGCCTCTGAAAAAATGAAGGGTAGTGACTTGTGTTATCAAGTAACTTTGAAATATGATGAATGCGAGAGGTCGCCCCTAGCATACGAAGGCTCTAAAAAATTATAA